Part of the Pseudomonadota bacterium genome, CAATCCTCCTGAGCCATGACCACGAACCCCGCACTCTCCAGGCCCCGGATGTAGTCACCGAGCGACCAGAAGCCTGGCTCCGAGATCTCGGCCAGCAAGGCCTCGGACGCGCCCGCGGGCATACCGACGACCGTCAGATCCGTGATCGCGATCGTTCCGCCCGGACGAAGCACGCGCGCCGCCTCGGCGATCGCACGCGAGCGGTCCGGCGAGAACAACAGGGAGTCCTGACACCAATAGACGTCGAACGACCCGTCCTCATAGGGCAGCGCCTGGAAATCCGCGAAGGCATAAGTAATGCGCTCGGCGCCCGGCTTTCCGGCGGTCCACTCCGCAGCGGTTTCAAGCTGGCCCTTGGAGATGTTCGTCGCCGTCATGTCCACGCCGTATGCTGCCGCCAGATACCGCGCCGTTCCACCGACGCCGCAGGCGGTCTCCAAAACGCAGCTGCTTGGCTGCAGATCGGCAAGTTCGGCGAGGCGTTTGGTCGCTTCAAGGGCCGCCGCCTGCAGGTCCTCCCTGCCGGTCTCGAAGAAGCCGGGATGGATCTGGTCGCCATAGACCTCAAGCAACGCCCGATACATTGGCGCGTCATAGCGCGCGGTGATCGCGGCCTGAAAGTCCGTCTCGCTCATGCGGCCCCCTGTTTTCGCGCCGAGCCATTGTGTCGCCCAGAAACGGCGATGAAAAGCGCTTGCCGACCCCCACCGGTTCTGGGCCGACCCGCGCCAGCCGTCTCGCAACGGCCCTCTTGGGGAAGTTTTGCGCCACGGCCCTTCGGGCGCGTGCGCTCTCAACCGGACCGCTTGGCCAAGCGCCTTTCGATCATCTCCTCGATCGCCGAATCGAAGACGACATCGGGAAAGTGTCGCCGAATGACGTTGGCATCAGTCACGACCAACGCAAGCACCACCGCAGCGACATGCGAGACGCTCTTGGGAGCGATGCCCTGCGATGCAGCGAACGAGGATGCGGCGTAACGAAAACGGCGAGACTTGAAGACATCACTGAGCGAGCGCGCCGTACCCAGTCCGACAGCCTTCAGCGCGTCGACGCAAGAGCTGTCGAGGCCCGCGTGGAAGGGCGTTCCGGCCTCCTCCGCTTGGCGCCAACTCAGCCCTTTGGGCCGCGCGGCCTCCAGGTATCCCAAGAGCCGCGCAACATCGAACGCCCTTCGATCATCGCCATGTTTCGTATAGGCATGACGGTAACCATCGATTAGGTCGTCGCGCTCCTGCCGCAAGGCTAGAAACTCGCTGTCGAGTAGCTCCAGCGTCCCGGCCAATGACGCGAACCGGCGGACGACCTCCTCGGGAAACCGCACACCGGACTTGTAAACGACCTCGTGCTCGATCTCGGCCCAGGCGTGCTCGAGAATGCTCCGGACCTGGATCTCGAACCA contains:
- a CDS encoding methyltransferase domain-containing protein gives rise to the protein MSETDFQAAITARYDAPMYRALLEVYGDQIHPGFFETGREDLQAAALEATKRLAELADLQPSSCVLETACGVGGTARYLAAAYGVDMTATNISKGQLETAAEWTAGKPGAERITYAFADFQALPYEDGSFDVYWCQDSLLFSPDRSRAIAEAARVLRPGGTIAITDLTVVGMPAGASEALLAEISEPGFWSLGDYIRGLESAGFVVMAQEDWGRHVLPFFERIRRDIRDNREKLAAYASLAEVDDTIVRYDLWRDASRTGHLGWGAVIGRKPEE